One genomic window of Cricetulus griseus strain 17A/GY chromosome 3, alternate assembly CriGri-PICRH-1.0, whole genome shotgun sequence includes the following:
- the LOC100752904 gene encoding histone H1.2, which yields MSETAPAAPAAAPPAEKTPAKKKAAKKPAGARRKASGPPVSELITKAVAASKERSGVSLAALKKALAAAGYDVEKNNSRIKLGLKSLVSKGTLVQTKGTGASGSFKLNKKAASGEAKPKAKKAGAAKAKKPAGAAKKPKKATGSATPKKAAKKTPKKAKKPAAAAVTKKVAKSPKKAKVAKPKKAKTASKAVKPKAAKPKVAKPKKVAAKKK from the coding sequence ATGTCGGAGACTGCTCCTGCCGCCCCCGCCGCCGCTCCCCCTGCGGAGAAGACGCCTGCGAAGAAGAAGGCTGCTAAGAAGCCCGCAGGGGCTCGTCGCAAGGCGTCCGGACCCCCGGTGTCCGAGCTCATCACCAAGGCTGTGGCCGCCTCCAAGGAGCGCAGCGGCGTGTCCCTGGCCGCGCTCAAGAAGGCTCTGGCCGCCGCCGGCTACGACGTGGAGAAGAACAACAGCCGCATCAAGCTAGGGCTCAAGAGCCTGGTGAGCAAGGGCACCCTGGTGCAGACCAAGGGCACCGGCGCCTCCGGCTCCTTCAAGCTCAACAAGAAGGCGGCTTCCGGCGAGGCCAAGCCCAAAGCCAAGAAGGCAGGCGCGGCCAAGGCTAAGAAGCCCGCGGGTGCAGCCAAGAAGCCCAAGAAGGCGACTGGTTCTGCCACACCCAAGAAAGCCGCCAAGAAGACCCCGAAGAAGGCGAAGAAGCCCGCAGCGGCTGCCGTGACCAAGAAAGTGGCCAAGAGTCCAAAGAAGGCTAAGGTTGCCAAGCCCAAGAAAGCCAAGACTGCGTCCAAGGCCGTGAAACCAAAGGCTGCCAAGCCCAAGGTTGCTAAGCCCAAGAAGGTTGCAGCCAAGAAGAAGTAG